CAGGAGCGTTGATGCTGATGTTCTGGGCATGCATTCATCTTCAGTAACTGCTGCATGTCACCTCACTAAATAAAGTCCTGCTTCCACTGGGATTTCATGGATCACTCTGCACTTCTTGTGTTGCATCGCTGGGCAGTGTTGCTTTTAATGAACAGCAGCCTTACGCACCAGAAACCGGTTCCCTTCACTATTGAagtctctgtgtgtttttttcctctgtaactgAGTCACAGTATGTTGCAGGTGGGAGAAATGCAAACATAGTCTTAGGATATATCAGGAAAATGCTTCTGgtagaaatgagaaaaacttACTGCTGTTGTATAAGGCAATAGTAAGTATTTGGGGTGCTGTAAGCAGTTTTGGTTAGCCATGTTTAAGGAAAATTAATCTGAAGGAATGCAAAGAAGAGCTAGTATGACAACAGGAATTAAGAGCCAGTCTTAAAGGAGGAGGCCAGGAGCTTGGCTTTAGTTACTAGAAGGAAAGTATAAAGAGGTCATGGTAGCTTTCTGAAAAGGCACGTGGGATACGGTGTGTTGGTACCCACATACGGGTAGAACTTGAGTGCATTTAGAATGGAAATCAGAAGAAAGCTTAGCTATATTAGTAGTATAGGAACAGTCTTGCAAGGGAAGATGTTTAAGTGGCTTCAGAGGGCTGGTAGGAATCCATCTAGGAAAGGGTATGGATTTGTAGAGCACTGTAGTAATAAGAGGCCTGATATGATGAGCCAAGAGTCCCTCGTTTTTTCATAATAAACACAGTTGCTTGGGATGGGGTGGCTGACTTGGTCCAGAAGTTTTGACGCCTAAGATGAATACAGTTGACTGTTGTGTGCTCCGTGAGTGTTATTTGAGATGTAGGATGCCAGTGATAAGTGTGTGTAATAGGAATATTATTggaataatagaataaaataatctGTTAAGGAAGTGCATGTCCCTTCTAGGTGCTTCAGGTTCTTTACACATCTTTATGTTCTCTCATGCTAATATGAggtcatgatttattttttttctttgcaacagcAGAGGAGAAGTATTTCTGGTACAGCCTATACTCAGTTGGAATGCACAAGACTGGTCTAATCAGACCTTAGCTGATACAGTAAACTTAAGTTACTGATTTGGCTTAGAGGTAACTTCAAGAATCAGGTCTACTTGTAGatagctattaaaaaacaaacaaattaaaaaaaaacccaaacaaaaacccaaccaaagctATTTCCATTACTCCAATGAAAAGAAAGGAGTGACCATTTTGTGTCCTTTGTTACAGGTGCTTTATCTTGTTGAGGCTGGGGTAGTTTTAAGTCCTTAGGTTCAAAGTGCATGTTGTTCAGTAGATTACAAGGTGTAGTACAAGATCATCTAGAAGCTGAATGATCTCTCTGCTCCTCTTGCACAGTACTTCCAGATTAAACTAGGGTAGGCTGGCACTTCTGCTCCAGAACCGACCAGTTCTGCCTTTggcagtttttcttctctttatgttGGCACAAGACTTGTGTGGTGAACCCAATCAGGGGACTGATGTGGTTTAAAACTAAACTTCTTTTTTTGGCTAGGTTAGTTTTAATTGAGGTTGGTTCACCACATTGTTGCACAAATGTTTGTGCCAGCAAGAGGATGGAAATGAGTGAGTCGGGATCAGCAAGACTGGTGCTTTCATCAGCAGTgccagcttttctgtgtttttacttGAGGCCCTAGTGGCACTTTTGCCACACTGTCCTCAGGCAAAGTGATGAACTCTCATGATGTGGGTCTTCCTTTCCATGACCTCATTTAGTTTACTTATTAAATGTTTTTGTGTGTAATAGATGTGGTGCTGATTTAATCAGCTAGTGCTATACATCAAAGAAATTTATGGTTTGAGTACATACTATTTAAACAGACACATTAAGCATATTGATTTATGCTTCCTGCAGTGTTTCTCAAACTTTTTTCATGTTATTCTCCCTGATAAATTACTGGCCCTGGTGCAATTCTTGAGCAACAAGGAAACAGCTAGTGACAGAGCACCGGAGGCAAGCAGGAGATGGCAGGAGGCAGCAATGAATGTGGCAAGTGGTGAGAGATAGAGGAGGGAGCCCAAGGGCTTGAGGAAATCTGTCAACAGCACCTTTTAGCCACCTACTATACTACCTTTTAGCAGCTTGTTTTTCTGGCCTGATGCCAGCCTCAGAGGTGATGTCTTGACTCAGCAGCTACGAGCACCCTTAGACTCTGTGTCTGCAGTTATCCATTTATTCCCTGTCAGAAACCTTCTTGGTGAAGGTCCATCTTCTGGCCATGGTCTCTTTCTCAGCCATCTTGTCCTGACTGCCCCTGACAATACATCTTTGTCCTGTTGCACTGTCATCAGTAATATTCCGTAGTGACTACTTCTAATGCCCGATTTCTTACTCCATTattaactaattatttttaaaataatattagaaAATACACTACCTGATAATAGTGTATGTCTGAGATTTTTTGCTCCAATATAAAGAGGGACTTGCTCTAGAGCAACTTTGCTGTCAGTTCATCGTAAGAGTTCATGCTAGTGTTACCAATCTACTGAAGCTTGGATCTACTGATACAAAAGAAGTATCACCAAGGTGAATATACTATTAAATCCTTTGGATAAAAAGTCGAGGCTTTCAAGGGACTGAGTGTGAACGTgaggttttctctcttcccttacTGACCACCTACTCTGCAGCTGATCTTTATCTAACTGGGCAGTTGAGACTTGCTCCCTTTGGTTTCCACTCTGATGCAGATCACAGCAAAAGAGGTTACTCAGTCTTCACTCCCAGTATGAGATTATTGAGGTCCTCTACTCCAGCAAAACTCTCTCCCAGACACAAATACACCCAGGAACCCACGTGCCACAGTTTTATTCCTATCCTTTGTGAGGAAAAGGTGGCAGCGCTGCTGGTTGTGATTAGAAAAGGGCACAACTTGCCTTCTGTGTGCTTGCAGAAGCCCTGCCATGCTAGGCTGAACAGCTGTGCAAAGCTGGGCATAAAACAAGTATTACATGATAGCATGCTTGTTTACAATGGGAGCACTTCTGTCATGTGATGAGATCATCTTTACTAGCTCAGTACTTAACTTTATGTTGGAATATAATTATCAAAGGGGCTTTCACAAGTGGTGATACATGAGGAAACAAATCTTAATATTGAGAGCAAAAATAATCTCGAAGATGGAAAAGGTGGCGAAACAAAGGGCTGGTGGCGGTAGGTGTCATAGAAAAGAGATACTGCAGGTTATTTCAGCACAACATAGTGGTTTATAGCTAGAAACTTTAGAAATATATCCCATAGCTGTTGCTTGTAGTATGCCTGAGTATCTTAACATGGATGAGATACAAGAATGTAGAGACTGTTGCTTCTTCTGTCATTCTTGAGATCACTGTTGGAGAACATGCTGTCCAGTTCTAGTGAGATGTCTCTTCAAGAAATTCCTGTACAATTGTGTAGAGCTCGGGGCAAACTACAAGGATTCACGGCTTAGCAATTGCTCTTGCAGTGAGGGATGTGGGGGAGTGGTGAGATCAACATGTTCAGTGTGGTAGGGGGAAGATGAAGAGCTGCCTGGAATGATTTGGAAGCACCCATACTGGCACGGGATGCTTGACACCAGAGGGCTTTTTAATCTCTTTGGCAAATGTGTGATGAAATGTTAGACTTTGGAGTCAGCAAAGTTCAATATGTAAATGGCATCCGTTAATTCTAAGTAGTTAGAATAATTAACTGGAACATATTAATCTGATAGAGAATTACAAAATGATCAATAGTCCATTAGCTACAGGTAGATGGTTCTCTAAAAGGTAGGCCCTACTTAGAAATTGTTTAGCTTCTGTAAGGCTAAACAGAAGAAAGATTGTCTGATCTGTGTCGTACCAGAGAGTGGGCAATGGTGATCCTTCATACCTTTGCAGAACGGAGACTGTATTCTTTGCTgtaaaagagaaggagaaagtggGTGTGAGGGAAAGACATGCTTGAAGTAAACATTAAAGGCTTCATTCCTGTAGCTTTTTCTGATAGTTTTGCAGGCTGCAGTACAGTGCCTAGAAAGCGTTGTGTATTTATCACCCATCATTGGTAGCGACAACTAAAACCGATGTGGTATCTGGAGTACTAATCGTTTAAGGGTTTTTGATGCATAATAAAGGTCAGTTAATAAAGCAGAGACAGATTATATTCTGCATTACTTGAACAAAATAGTTGTTGGTTATTATATCTTCTTTGTTTCACAGCATTATTTAAGTTAATCTGTGCTGTTGCGTCCTAGGCATCAACCTATCTGAAAAAACAAGCTGCCTAGGCACCAGAGGCATTGGAGATGGAAAGCAGCTATTGCACATTACTAGAATGAACTTTGAAGCCTGACATAAAAGaatctttgaaaacagaatttgactttttttaaaaaaagcaaacagtgtcTTTACCAATGTTTGAGCAGAAAACAATCTAGTTGCCTGTATGTATTCAGTAAAACAAGGCTGAGATGAACCTGGAATGGTGTGCGTTTCTAACTCGACATGCATTGGCTTTGTACCTGCCTACCTATTGTGGTGAccatttgggaaaatatttttattatcttgggttttttaatttttcattcttgcaaATCTTGTTAAAACTGTCTACCTGCACCCAAGAAATTGACTTGGGGAATATGAACAACTAGTcaactaatattttatttttttttaactcgctTTTCTATATGTAGTGTTCCTGTCAGGAAGTTAGTCTCACAAAAGGGCAAAGCTTGGTCTGTTTCTTCTCAGTATAATTCAGTGCAGTACTGGTATTTCAAGGTTGTGATTCTGCTCTCAGTCAAAAGGAAGAATGACTTCAGTGGTGATCATAGTAGATGCGCATATCACCTTGACAGTGGCACACTTGCAAATTAACAGGCTTAATAGTTTGCTGCACACAGTATCGTTGCTTTTTAGAGGCAGATGTCTAGTAACAACTTAGTCTTTGTCTAAGCATAAGCTTTATATTGATAGGTGGTAAAATTAAGGCTGTGTTTGAAGCATGGAAAAGGATTTCATTTTCTTGGTCTGTGTTCTGGCCTTCTGTCCCTACCATCTtttctttgttggtttgggttcttccccccccccacccggtAATCTTGACGATCAGTGAGGAAATTAATGGGATAAAATTAAAGCTAATACTCCTACAGAGATTAGTGTTCTCCTGTCTTCCACTCAGTAAAACTGTGCTTGTACTATGGTACATCAGTGTGAAGTGTGACCTGAGAAATTTCTGGCTGCATAGTACTGACTGAAATTGGGTTTGGGAGTTAAATCAGCCACCAACAGAAGACTTAATTGTATGGGTTGAACACTGCAGTTCAGTTATGTATTGAACAGATTATTAGAAATTTTGCAGTGTGTCAGATGTTAAGCATGTTTTGATTTGTTCCAGTAGCCGGATCGAGCTGGGAGATGTGACGCCACACAACATTAAGCAGCTGAAGAGGCTAAACCAGGTCATTTTTCCTGTCAGCTACAATGACAAGTTCTACAAGGATGTACTGGAGGTTGGCGAGCTAGCCAAATTAGGTACAAATGTTCTTGCCAGTAATTGTGGGCTACAGTGGCAGAAGTGCTCATCATTGCTATCCATAATGGTTTTGAATAGCAGATCCttctattttattgttttatataatgaaaaataacccTTTGGGAGCCTCAAAAAAGCCACGGTCCCAACCTCAGAGGGTTTGGGTTCTAACTAGATTCCATTTTACTGGGACTAGGCATGATTTCTGTTACAGCAGAAAACTTGAGAGATGTGTGCTGCCAGCTTACCTCCTGATGTTGTTGCTAGTTGGTTTGAACTGTAATAAGCCAACCACTGTGTCAGAGCACCATTGGTAACTTCACTCCAAGTGTTAAGCCACAATGTATGTATGATACTTTATCTGGATGGGAGAATTAgcagggggggaaggaaggaagacataGGCCATAAATGAAGGAGCTGTATGTGCAGTTTGAGGCTTGTGACTGATAACACTTTGTTTCCCTCCCTGGCAGCGTATTTCAATGATATTGCAGTGGGAGCAGTGTGCTGTAGGGTGGATCACTCCCAGAACCAGAAGAGACTGTACATCATGACACTTGGATGCCTGGCACCCTACCGAAGGCTAGGAATAGGTAAGAAGGATCATCTTTTCTATCAGAGTCATCAAAAAAACCACATTGCTATGCAGCCTTCTAAATGCTCTTTCAGATTTTTAACCAAGATAGTGCACTTTCAGGCCACTGATTTCTTTGGAAGGTACTTTGGGGAAAGAGTATGACTTAACgatatgctcttttttttttttttcctgcctttcagaaataactttttgtaGAATTTTCTAATTCAggatttcagattattttagtCTTAATCATGTTATCATGCCATGATGTAAATACTCTGCTTCTACAGATGTGAAAATTGATACACAGGGATATGAAATAATTTGTCAGAGGTATGCAGCCAGTATGCAAGTCATATATAAGTAGAACACAACATTCCTTCATGGGTTTATCTGTTCGCTCTTCTaaatgaaggttttttttctatttactgttTTTTATCACTATTGAGTATTGCTGCTCAGGGGTAGTACCTGCTTTCTGTCTATTTGGCAATTAGTTTTTTTCTCCGTGTTGCAAATCCATAGGCCAGATTAATCGAGACCTTTTGGTAATCTGTTTGCTTTGACAAACTggaatgaaaaaataactttattttaaattacttcactAGGCCTTTATTAGAAAAACTTAACCAATGCTCTCACTGCTTTATATATTGTTTTGACCATATTTTGAGGTGAGGTTGAAACCTTGAAGCTAGTATTTAAATAAGCTGCTTTATACGTATGCTTCTGGGCTGTTGGATTATTTTTCTCCGAAGAAACAATGAATTAAATTTTATGAGCAGTCAGAAAGATAGTGAAATACTTATAcatgttttatttgcctttcctAGTTCTTACAGGCTCTTGTCACTTTAGCCTACCTACAGTTAACCTGTGTCTCCTCAAAAAAGCCCTTAGCTAAGTACAGACTTGACTGTGCACTTCTGGTTTTCTTAAGTATCTCTTTACCTTTCGGCAGGAACTAAAATGTTGAATCATGTCTTAAACATCTGTGAAAAAGATGGCACTTTTGACAACATCTATCTGTAAGTAAATGAGTAACACTCATGCATTTTTAGAGAGATGATAGAGGCATATATGGGAGCAAAGGGAGGGAGATTCAAGAGCATTTTCAGTATGTATTTCATTGGGATCATGGGACATCTTGTAAGTACTAGCAAGAAAGCTAGGGGTCATATTCTGGGCTTGTGTGATGCTGAGAAA
Above is a window of Larus michahellis chromosome 1, bLarMic1.1, whole genome shotgun sequence DNA encoding:
- the NAA50 gene encoding N-alpha-acetyltransferase 50 isoform X2, with translation MKGSRIELGDVTPHNIKQLKRLNQVIFPVSYNDKFYKDVLEVGELAKLAYFNDIAVGAVCCRVDHSQNQKRLYIMTLGCLAPYRRLGIGTKMLNHVLNICEKDGTFDNIYLHVQISNESAIDFYRKFGFEIIETKKNYYKRIEPADAHVLQKNLKAPCLGQNADVQKTDN
- the NAA50 gene encoding N-alpha-acetyltransferase 50 isoform X3, with the translated sequence MKGRIELGDVTPHNIKQLKRLNQVIFPVSYNDKFYKDVLEVGELAKLAYFNDIAVGAVCCRVDHSQNQKRLYIMTLGCLAPYRRLGIGTKMLNHVLNICEKDGTFDNIYLHVQISNESAIDFYRKFGFEIIETKKNYYKRIEPADAHVLQKNLKAPCLGQNADVQKTDN
- the NAA50 gene encoding N-alpha-acetyltransferase 50 isoform X1 — its product is MSYTLEAGQKSRIELGDVTPHNIKQLKRLNQVIFPVSYNDKFYKDVLEVGELAKLAYFNDIAVGAVCCRVDHSQNQKRLYIMTLGCLAPYRRLGIGTKMLNHVLNICEKDGTFDNIYLHVQISNESAIDFYRKFGFEIIETKKNYYKRIEPADAHVLQKNLKAPCLGQNADVQKTDN